From Paenibacillus sp. PL2-23:
TGTGCACAATAACATCATGGCCAAGGCGATGCGCAGCCTCCGCGTCCTCTTTGGTTGTTGGCATAAATGGCATTACAGCCGCTGTAAATGGTACAGGAAGCTTCAGCATCTCCTCTGTGCCAGTCATACCATTGCCGAAGTCGTCAATGACGATTGCGACCTTCTTGTTGGTTGGATGGGCTTGGACCCCCAAGGTCTCCTCAGCTGTCTCATTCTGCGCGTATGGCAGAAGCTCCGCGTTCATATTGCCTTCCGCCGACGCATTTGGCAGGATGAGCGGGAAGCAAGCAGCAGACATCACAATCGTCAGAATCACATGTTTTTTAAGTGGGATAAATCGGGTAAGCGCCATTCTTGTTCTCTCCTGTCTGTTTCCAGCTGGTTCAGGTCCGAGCCTCAGTCTCATGTACTATGCCCCACACCTGTTAAGAATATCCAAGCAGAAGGCTGTTGGAATAGGCTGAAAATTTAAACTTTATGAGAGTGATTGACTTCACCTTCGCCTACGTGTTAGTATAAAACTCGTCACTGAGACATGCGGTCGTGGCGGAATTGGCAGACGCGCTAGATTCAGGTTCTAGTGGTGTAACAGCCGTGGAGGTTCGAGTCCTCTCGACCGCACCATACAAGGGGTTCAAGCGCATGAGCTTGAGCCTTTTTTATTTGCTCCAAATCGCCCACCTCAGCTCATTTAGACGTTTCTGGCACGTCTATTTGTTCCAAAATACCCATCTCCGCTCATTTAGACGTTTCTGGCACGTCTATTTACTCCAATTCGACGGTTTCAGCTCATTTAGACGTTTTTGGCACGTCTATTTGCTCCAAAACCCCAACCACCCATTCCAGCTCCATCCTCTTTTCAATTTCTTAAAAAAAAGTTGACCTCACGTGTATCCCTGTGATATATTATATTCTGTTGACACAATAAATGCGGTCGTGGCGGAATTGGCAGACGCGCTAGATTCAGGTTCTAGTGGTGTAACAGCCGTGGAGGTTCGAGTCCTCTCGACCGCACCAACTATTCAAACAAGAAAATCGTACATATGGAAGAGCCCCCTCAGCAATGAGGGGGCTCTTCCCGTATATGCATCCATGATCAGTCGAACAAATCGCCAAAAACGTCAAGCACCGTTTTTTTCTTTTTGTATGGCCGGCCATATTTGTCGTAGCCATAATGCCCCTTGCCATAGCCGCTATGTCCATAACCGCTTTGGCCGTAGCCTTGTGACGGCGGATAACCGGGTGCACCGGGCTGGCCATAGCTGCCGCTGCCTGGTGGAGGGGTTGGCGCGCCGAATCCGCCTGGAGAAGGCGGCGCCCCGTACGGCTGGCTGCCGTAGCCTTGCCCTGGAGGTGCAGAAGCGCCCCCGTCCGGGGGCTGACTGCCGCCAAAGCCTTGGGCTTGGCCTGAGTCCGCAGGAGCACGCTGCCCGCTATATGGCGATGAACCAAATCCATAGCCTCCGCCCGGCTGAGAAGGATGCATGTGCTGCTCCATACGTTCATAATCCTGCTGCATCTCGCGTACGCCCTGCATCAGCTTCTCCAGCTCTCCGCGGTCCAGCCACACGCCCTTGCATTGCGGGCACACGTCAATTTCCACTTCATCCCTCATAACCTCTCGCATCTTCACATCGTCGCACACTGGACATTTCATTGGCTATTCTCCCCCTCCAACCCATTGTTTAAGCGATCCTCTGCCGCAGATATGTATCGATAATCTCTGCTTAGCTTCACAACCCTGCGGCTCGGCTTGCGAATGACGACGCTTGTCTCGTCCCATGCCACCACAATGCCCAGCACATCATTCATCTCCATCTCATCCCGAATAACTCTGACGGTTTCGCCGGATAATCGAAACGCGTCCAGCTGCTCTTCCGTAATCATATCGTTTGCCACCCTTCATTGCCTCATGCAGTCTTCCATCTATTATACAAAAAAACCTCAATGATAACAGTTGCCTGATCATTGAGGTTTCTATGAATGACATTGTCGCTTTAGCCGACATGCTCCCGGTTTGTTTCATACCATTCGTCAAGGACTCGCGAGGACATGACCCGGCCGGCAATATATTCGCCTTGCTTCTCCGTGAATTGCTCTCGCCACTCCACGCCCAGCTCCGTGCACAGCTTTACGACGGTCAGAAGCTCCGACCACGCGACATACCGTTTGTACCAGAAAAACTGAGGATGCTCAATCATATAAGGATAGAGATCGTCAAACTCCGTATGCTTGCAGTCAAGCGCTCTCTCAAAATGCACCTTGGCATCGCCTAGCTTCTCAATTAAAAAATCAGATGACATGTTCCCCATTGCTTATGCCTCCCCTCGATCACTTGAGTTTCATTATAAGCGAAAACATCGTTCGGGGAAAGGGCTTTCGAGCTGGTACTTCTTACTCAAATCGGATATTGCCGTTATCCAACGACGCGATTTTCACCAGTGATTCCACCTTAATGCCCTGTTCCCTAAGCGTTTTCCCGCCGGCCTGGAACGATTTCTCCACGACAATGCCCATACCCGCAAGCGTCGCTCCTGACTT
This genomic window contains:
- a CDS encoding zf-TFIIB domain-containing protein — translated: MKCPVCDDVKMREVMRDEVEIDVCPQCKGVWLDRGELEKLMQGVREMQQDYERMEQHMHPSQPGGGYGFGSSPYSGQRAPADSGQAQGFGGSQPPDGGASAPPGQGYGSQPYGAPPSPGGFGAPTPPPGSGSYGQPGAPGYPPSQGYGQSGYGHSGYGKGHYGYDKYGRPYKKKKTVLDVFGDLFD